From Solibacillus isronensis, the proteins below share one genomic window:
- the argH gene encoding argininosuccinate lyase, translating into MAKLWGGRFQKSAESWVDEFGASIGFDQQLVLEDIEGSVAHVTMLGAQNILPKEDVEKILDGLAQLKVKAEAGELEFSVSNEDIHLNLEKMLIDLIGPVGGKLHTGRSRNDQVATDMHLFLKKRVPEVIGLIEHFQKTIIEQAEQNVDTIAPGYTHLQRAQPISFAHHLMVYFWQLQRDKERFTESIKRIDILPLGAGAMAGTTFPIDRLKSAELLGFAEVYANSMDAVSDRDFIVEFLSNSALLMTHLSRFAEEIIIWSTDEFKFIELDDAFSTGSSIMPQKKNPDMAELIRGKTGRAYGNLMGLLTVLKGTPLTYNKDMQEDKEGMFDTMETVLGSLKIFEGMVRTMTVNKARLHSAVHSDFSNATELADYLATKGMPFREAHEVTGKLVFTCIQQGIYLLDLPLEEMQKESALIEEDIYAVLAPEAAVSRRNSLGGTGFEQVALQIQNAKQLLV; encoded by the coding sequence ATGGCAAAATTATGGGGCGGTCGTTTCCAAAAGTCTGCAGAAAGCTGGGTTGACGAGTTCGGGGCATCGATTGGCTTTGATCAGCAGTTAGTATTGGAAGATATTGAAGGATCTGTAGCGCATGTTACAATGCTTGGAGCACAAAATATTTTACCAAAAGAAGATGTCGAGAAAATTCTGGATGGTCTGGCACAATTAAAAGTAAAAGCCGAAGCAGGTGAACTGGAGTTTTCAGTTTCAAATGAAGACATCCATTTAAATCTTGAGAAAATGCTGATTGATCTGATCGGTCCTGTTGGCGGGAAGCTGCATACAGGGCGCTCACGTAATGACCAAGTCGCAACAGATATGCACTTATTTTTGAAGAAACGCGTACCTGAAGTGATCGGTTTAATCGAACATTTCCAAAAAACGATTATCGAACAGGCGGAGCAGAATGTGGATACGATTGCACCTGGCTACACGCATTTACAGCGTGCGCAGCCGATTAGTTTTGCCCACCATTTAATGGTGTACTTCTGGCAGCTGCAACGTGATAAAGAGCGTTTTACAGAATCGATAAAACGCATTGATATTTTACCGTTAGGTGCCGGGGCGATGGCAGGAACAACATTTCCGATCGACCGTCTAAAATCGGCTGAACTGCTTGGCTTTGCTGAAGTATATGCCAATTCAATGGATGCGGTAAGTGACCGTGACTTTATCGTCGAATTTTTATCGAATTCAGCACTATTAATGACACATTTATCACGTTTTGCGGAAGAAATTATTATTTGGTCGACAGATGAATTTAAATTTATCGAGCTGGATGATGCGTTCTCAACGGGTTCATCCATTATGCCACAAAAGAAAAACCCCGATATGGCGGAACTGATCCGCGGGAAAACAGGCCGTGCTTACGGGAACTTAATGGGGCTGTTAACAGTTTTAAAAGGTACGCCGTTAACATATAACAAAGATATGCAGGAAGATAAAGAGGGCATGTTCGATACGATGGAAACGGTATTAGGCTCACTGAAAATCTTCGAAGGTATGGTTCGTACGATGACGGTCAATAAAGCGCGTCTACACAGTGCGGTACATTCAGACTTTTCGAATGCAACAGAGCTTGCGGATTATTTGGCGACAAAAGGAATGCCGTTCCGTGAAGCGCATGAAGTAACAGGGAAGCTTGTATTTACATGTATTCAGCAAGGAATCTACCTACTGGATTTGCCATTGGAAGAAATGCAGAAAGAATCTGCATTAATTGAAGAAGATATTTATGCAGTACTTGCACCGGAAGCTGCTGTGAGCCGACGTAATTCATTGGGCGGCACAGGTTTTGAGCAAGTGGCACTTCAAATCCAAAATGCGAAACAGCTATTAGTTTAA
- a CDS encoding argininosuccinate synthase → MANKKVVLAYSGGLDTSVAIPWLKEQGWDVIAVCLDVGEGKDLEFIRNKALQVGAVESYMIDAKDEFAEDFALISLQGHTWYEQKYPLVSALSRPLISKKLVEIANETNADAVAHGCTGKGNDQVRFEVSIKALNPDLEVLAPVREWGWSRDEEIEYAAKHGVPIPATLDSPFSIDQNLWGRANEAGVMEDPWVAPPEEAYGLTVSLEEAPDTPEYVEIEFIEGKPVSINGIQMKLADLIQELNKIAGEHGIGRIDHVENRLVGIKSREVYEIPGAKVLLTAHKELEDITLVKELAHFKPIIEQKLSEIIYNGLWFNPIRTALEAFLKETQKYVNGTVRVKLYKGHAIVEGRKSPNSLYSEELATYSKHDQFNHASAVGFIELWGMPTVVASEVAKSTKQTVNK, encoded by the coding sequence ATGGCGAACAAGAAAGTCGTATTAGCATATTCAGGTGGTCTTGATACATCAGTAGCAATTCCGTGGTTAAAAGAACAAGGTTGGGACGTAATCGCAGTATGTCTTGATGTTGGTGAAGGTAAGGACTTAGAATTTATCCGTAACAAAGCACTTCAAGTAGGTGCTGTTGAATCATATATGATCGATGCAAAAGATGAGTTTGCAGAAGACTTTGCATTAATCTCATTACAAGGACACACTTGGTATGAACAAAAATATCCATTAGTTTCTGCATTATCTCGTCCATTAATTTCTAAAAAATTAGTAGAAATCGCAAATGAAACAAATGCCGATGCAGTAGCACACGGTTGTACTGGTAAAGGAAATGACCAAGTACGTTTTGAAGTATCAATTAAAGCATTAAATCCGGATCTTGAAGTATTAGCACCTGTACGTGAGTGGGGCTGGAGCCGTGACGAAGAAATCGAATATGCAGCAAAACACGGTGTTCCAATTCCTGCAACACTCGATTCACCATTCTCGATTGACCAAAACCTATGGGGCCGTGCAAACGAAGCTGGCGTAATGGAAGATCCTTGGGTTGCACCACCAGAAGAAGCATACGGTTTAACGGTTTCATTGGAAGAAGCACCAGATACACCGGAATACGTTGAAATCGAATTTATTGAAGGAAAACCTGTTTCAATTAACGGAATTCAAATGAAACTAGCAGACTTAATTCAAGAATTAAATAAAATTGCCGGTGAACACGGTATCGGCCGTATCGACCACGTTGAAAACCGTCTAGTTGGTATTAAATCTCGTGAAGTATACGAAATTCCAGGTGCGAAAGTGTTATTAACAGCGCATAAAGAATTAGAAGATATTACATTAGTAAAAGAATTGGCGCATTTCAAACCAATCATTGAACAAAAACTATCTGAAATTATCTATAACGGTCTTTGGTTCAACCCGATCCGTACAGCTCTAGAAGCGTTCTTAAAAGAAACGCAAAAGTATGTAAACGGAACAGTTCGTGTAAAACTTTACAAAGGTCATGCGATTGTTGAAGGACGTAAATCTCCAAATTCTCTATACTCTGAAGAATTGGCGACATATTCTAAACATGACCAATTCAACCACGCTTCAGCTGTAGGCTTTATCGAATTATGGGGTATGCCAACAGTTGTAGCATCAGAAGTAGCAAAAAGCACAAAACAAACAGTAAATAAATAA
- a CDS encoding SDR family NAD(P)-dependent oxidoreductase: MKKTVFITGATSGIGRIITELLVKEGHTVYATGRNDSAINYLNGIGAVAFKADLRIPSHIDEVVSQLPPIDIAILNAGLGYFESAVDLADQEIDQMLDVNVRAPIYLAKRLAPAMIERKNGHFIFVGSQAGKVATKKASVYAASKHAITGFVNGLRLELAEYNIHVTGIYPGPIDTPFIQKADATNAYKEAIGKFLLPAEKVAKEVVHAIGKRPREVNLPRIMSVTSKLYAVAPALVEFVGKGFFNKK, translated from the coding sequence ATGAAAAAAACAGTTTTTATTACAGGTGCGACAAGCGGTATTGGACGCATCATTACAGAATTGCTTGTAAAAGAAGGTCATACTGTTTATGCAACCGGCAGAAATGACAGTGCCATTAACTATTTAAATGGGATAGGAGCGGTCGCCTTTAAAGCGGATTTAAGAATTCCATCTCATATAGATGAAGTCGTATCGCAACTACCACCAATCGACATCGCCATTTTAAACGCCGGACTGGGCTATTTTGAAAGTGCAGTTGACTTGGCAGACCAGGAAATCGACCAGATGCTCGATGTAAATGTTCGTGCGCCGATATACTTGGCGAAGCGTTTGGCACCGGCAATGATTGAAAGAAAGAATGGTCATTTTATCTTTGTCGGCTCACAGGCAGGCAAGGTCGCTACGAAAAAAGCGAGTGTTTATGCAGCGAGTAAACATGCAATTACCGGTTTTGTGAATGGACTTCGTCTGGAGCTGGCGGAATACAATATACACGTTACCGGAATTTATCCGGGACCGATTGATACACCGTTTATTCAAAAAGCCGATGCAACGAACGCTTATAAAGAAGCAATAGGGAAATTTCTGTTACCGGCTGAAAAAGTCGCGAAAGAAGTTGTCCATGCAATCGGGAAGCGTCCGCGCGAAGTGAATCTGCCTCGTATTATGAGTGTAACGAGTAAATTGTATGCGGTAGCGCCAGCACTTGTAGAATTTGTCGGCAAAGGATTCTTTAATAAGAAGTAA
- a CDS encoding RrF2 family transcriptional regulator produces the protein MRLTVYTDYSLRTLMYLGVRGRENLVTIQEIADAYQISKNHLMKVTHDLGKHGYIETIRGRGGGIRLALEPEQINIGDVVRKTEDDFHLVECFNPEGNLCKISPECRLKFALQEALKAYLAVLDTYTLADVLVSKDILSELFGITQTSK, from the coding sequence GTGCGGTTAACAGTATATACAGATTATTCTTTACGTACGCTCATGTATTTAGGTGTACGGGGCAGAGAAAATTTAGTTACGATTCAGGAAATTGCAGATGCGTATCAGATTTCCAAAAACCATTTAATGAAAGTAACCCATGATTTAGGGAAACATGGCTATATTGAAACGATTCGCGGACGCGGTGGCGGCATTCGTCTGGCACTTGAACCTGAACAAATCAATATCGGTGATGTTGTCCGTAAAACAGAAGATGACTTTCACCTTGTAGAATGTTTCAATCCGGAAGGAAACCTTTGTAAAATATCACCGGAGTGCAGGCTGAAATTTGCTTTACAGGAAGCATTAAAAGCGTATTTGGCTGTGCTTGATACCTATACATTGGCGGATGTGCTCGTATCGAAAGACATTTTAAGTGAATTATTCGGCATTACCCAAACTAGTAAATAA
- the hmpA gene encoding NO-inducible flavohemoprotein has product MLAQQTINIIKSTVPVLEVHGLAITKTFYSNLFRENPELLNIFNHTNQKKDRQQTALANTVYAAAVHIDHLEAIVPAVVQIAHKHVSLGILPEHYPIVGKYLLEAIKEVLGDAATDEIIDAWGKAYGVIADVFISVEEDLYTATENAGGWRAFKEFTIAEVVEESEAVKSFYLKPVNGEKLPPFKAGQFITLRTQVPGEQYLMNRQYTLTDGSEDYFRISVKREDDVTPNGIVSNFLHKAEIGTKVDVSAPAGVFTLVENDSPVLFISGGVGVTPLQGMLKTIEGRQASFIQCARNENVAAFKETIEENVAATDGKYKAVYSDLDGYITKGQIEEFLVPGTEVYVCGPTVFMETVIQYLVELGVPAEKIHYEFFGAAMALQIKKTA; this is encoded by the coding sequence ATGTTAGCACAACAAACAATTAATATTATTAAATCAACAGTACCTGTATTGGAGGTACACGGATTAGCAATTACTAAAACTTTCTATTCAAACCTTTTCAGAGAAAACCCTGAATTATTAAATATTTTTAACCATACAAACCAAAAGAAAGATCGTCAGCAAACAGCTTTAGCAAACACGGTTTATGCAGCAGCAGTTCACATCGATCACCTGGAGGCAATCGTTCCGGCTGTTGTTCAAATTGCCCATAAACATGTAAGTTTAGGCATTTTACCGGAGCATTATCCGATTGTCGGCAAGTATTTATTAGAAGCGATCAAAGAAGTTCTAGGAGATGCGGCGACAGATGAAATTATCGACGCTTGGGGTAAAGCTTACGGAGTTATTGCAGATGTATTCATTTCTGTTGAAGAAGATTTATACACAGCAACAGAAAATGCTGGAGGCTGGCGCGCATTCAAAGAATTTACAATTGCAGAAGTTGTGGAAGAAAGCGAAGCAGTAAAATCATTCTACTTAAAACCAGTTAACGGCGAGAAACTGCCTCCATTCAAAGCTGGACAATTCATTACATTGCGCACACAAGTACCTGGTGAACAATACTTAATGAACCGCCAATATACATTAACAGACGGTTCGGAAGATTATTTCCGCATTTCTGTAAAACGTGAAGATGATGTAACACCAAACGGAATTGTTTCAAACTTCCTGCACAAAGCAGAAATCGGTACAAAAGTGGATGTTAGTGCTCCTGCAGGTGTATTCACATTAGTGGAAAATGATAGCCCAGTTCTATTCATCAGCGGTGGTGTTGGTGTAACACCATTACAAGGGATGCTAAAAACAATTGAAGGCCGCCAAGCATCATTTATCCAATGTGCACGCAATGAAAATGTAGCGGCATTTAAAGAAACAATCGAAGAAAACGTTGCAGCGACAGACGGTAAATATAAAGCGGTATATTCAGATTTAGACGGCTATATTACAAAAGGGCAAATCGAGGAATTCCTGGTGCCCGGTACAGAAGTGTATGTATGTGGTCCAACAGTATTCATGGAAACTGTAATCCAATACTTAGTTGAGCTGGGTGTACCTGCTGAGAAAATTCATTATGAATTCTTCGGTGCAGCGATGGCGTTGCAGATTAAGAAAACGGCTTAA
- a CDS encoding HD domain-containing phosphohydrolase: MKTMLQLPFQLKSFLELGDAVLITDSDHIILAVNDTYEEVTGFERNKIIGVKAGFIKSNLTSKETYRSMKDSLKQHIPWSGIFVNRKKSRELWHSSITITPFKIEDEWFYIGVFRALEQLEEGLYLSEDKMIEVQRELLKVLAISCEIRDPGTEEHLLRVQALTEKLLKAHNEKNNLQLESNYINNVIHSSILHDIGKAGMPEGILYKPGALSIYERKIIEMHPLTGADILNKMSKEINYDFIKSMEVAENIILYHHEKWDGTGYPFQLKGEQIPLEARVVSIVDVFDALTTRRPYKDSWPEEKALAFIEDNKGKHFDPLIAETFISLF; encoded by the coding sequence ATGAAAACGATGTTGCAGTTACCTTTCCAATTAAAAAGCTTTTTGGAATTGGGTGATGCTGTACTGATTACAGACAGTGATCATATTATTTTAGCTGTTAATGATACATATGAAGAGGTAACAGGCTTTGAAAGAAATAAAATCATCGGTGTGAAAGCGGGCTTTATTAAATCGAACCTTACGAGTAAAGAAACGTATCGGTCAATGAAAGATTCATTAAAGCAGCATATCCCTTGGTCAGGAATTTTTGTGAATCGAAAGAAATCCAGGGAACTTTGGCATTCATCTATTACCATTACGCCTTTCAAAATTGAGGATGAATGGTTTTATATAGGAGTTTTTCGCGCGTTAGAACAGCTGGAAGAGGGCTTATACTTATCGGAAGACAAGATGATAGAAGTGCAGAGAGAGCTGTTGAAAGTGCTGGCCATCTCCTGTGAAATCCGTGATCCCGGAACGGAAGAGCATTTACTAAGAGTTCAGGCATTGACGGAAAAACTTCTGAAGGCACACAATGAGAAAAACAACCTTCAATTAGAATCTAATTATATTAACAATGTGATTCATTCCAGCATACTGCATGACATCGGAAAAGCGGGTATGCCAGAAGGAATTTTATATAAACCGGGTGCATTGTCCATTTATGAAAGAAAAATAATCGAGATGCATCCGTTGACAGGGGCAGACATTCTTAACAAAATGTCGAAGGAAATCAATTATGATTTTATAAAAAGTATGGAAGTGGCAGAAAATATTATTTTGTATCACCATGAAAAATGGGATGGAACGGGCTACCCATTCCAGTTAAAAGGCGAGCAGATTCCACTTGAAGCAAGAGTCGTATCAATCGTCGATGTGTTTGATGCGTTAACGACGCGCAGACCGTATAAAGATTCCTGGCCTGAAGAAAAAGCATTGGCATTTATTGAGGATAACAAAGGTAAACATTTTGATCCGTTAATTGCGGAAACGTTTATCAGCCTGTTTTAA
- a CDS encoding bifunctional 2-keto-4-hydroxyglutarate aldolase/2-keto-3-deoxy-6-phosphogluconate aldolase, whose product MKKYEVIHQLKEHKIVAVIRGSSVQEATEIIQGAVQGGIRLIELTYTTPFVQGVFEKIRSLDAIIGAGTVLDSETARHAILCGAKFIVSPSFNADIAKLCNRYGIPYLPGCMTLNEIVTALEAGCDIVKLFSANHFSPGFIRTVNGPLPHVEIMPTGGINANNMQEWLDAGAVAVGIGSDLTKAYATGGIDAVVAASQEYCRKL is encoded by the coding sequence ATGAAAAAATATGAAGTGATTCACCAACTGAAAGAACATAAAATTGTAGCGGTCATTCGCGGAAGTTCGGTTCAGGAAGCGACAGAAATTATTCAAGGTGCTGTACAAGGAGGAATTCGCCTTATAGAGCTTACATATACAACACCATTTGTTCAGGGAGTATTTGAGAAAATCCGTTCTTTAGATGCAATCATAGGAGCTGGAACCGTATTAGATTCGGAAACGGCAAGACATGCCATTTTATGTGGTGCGAAATTTATTGTCAGCCCGAGCTTTAATGCGGACATCGCGAAATTATGCAACCGCTACGGCATACCCTATTTACCAGGGTGTATGACTTTAAATGAAATAGTAACCGCATTGGAAGCGGGCTGTGACATCGTAAAACTTTTCTCGGCGAACCATTTCTCACCCGGCTTTATCCGTACGGTGAATGGGCCGTTGCCTCATGTGGAAATTATGCCGACAGGCGGGATTAACGCCAACAATATGCAGGAGTGGCTCGATGCAGGTGCTGTCGCTGTAGGGATCGGCAGTGATTTAACGAAGGCCTATGCGACAGGTGGAATAGATGCTGTCGTAGCTGCAAGTCAGGAATATTGCAGGAAGCTGTAA
- a CDS encoding sugar kinase — protein MERHYIFTLGDALITFNPVTTGPLRYVNSFERKLGGAELNFAIGCARLGLPVKWMSRLGGDEFSKYIYNTVRGEGINMEYVEHVSGYPTSLNFKEILENGSGKTFYYRYQSPILTMTEEDIEESMFDDIAYVHLTGVFLAIAPQNLQIALAILRIAKAKGIPVSFDPNIRLKLWTLEQARAVYFEIFPYVDILLTGLDEIEMIIGTQPFEQFAAQYNISELVIKDGANGSKAYVDRQWHIAEPFQVKPVDTVGAGDGYDAAYIFGVMKNYDVTERLRMANAVGAMVTTVKGDNEGLPEYTDVEVFLGQKTLVER, from the coding sequence ATGGAACGACACTATATTTTTACTTTAGGGGATGCACTAATTACATTTAATCCAGTGACTACAGGTCCGTTACGCTATGTTAATTCCTTTGAGCGCAAGTTAGGCGGGGCCGAGCTGAATTTTGCCATTGGCTGTGCCAGATTAGGGCTTCCCGTTAAGTGGATGAGCCGATTAGGCGGGGATGAATTTTCGAAATATATTTATAACACAGTGCGCGGTGAAGGCATCAATATGGAATATGTGGAGCATGTTTCCGGCTATCCGACTTCGCTGAATTTTAAAGAAATATTGGAAAACGGCTCCGGAAAGACGTTTTACTACCGGTATCAGTCACCGATTTTAACAATGACCGAAGAGGATATCGAGGAATCGATGTTTGATGACATAGCGTATGTTCATCTGACGGGCGTATTTCTGGCAATTGCACCTCAAAACCTGCAAATTGCATTGGCTATTTTACGCATCGCAAAAGCAAAAGGTATTCCGGTTTCTTTTGACCCGAATATCCGTTTGAAACTTTGGACATTGGAGCAAGCAAGGGCTGTCTATTTTGAGATTTTCCCGTATGTCGACATTTTATTGACCGGGCTGGACGAAATCGAAATGATTATCGGTACTCAGCCATTTGAGCAGTTTGCCGCACAGTATAACATTTCCGAACTCGTCATTAAGGACGGTGCAAATGGATCGAAAGCTTATGTAGACAGACAATGGCATATAGCGGAACCGTTTCAAGTTAAACCTGTCGATACGGTAGGTGCTGGTGACGGCTATGATGCAGCATATATTTTCGGGGTGATGAAAAACTATGATGTGACCGAGCGTCTGCGCATGGCGAATGCTGTTGGTGCAATGGTGACAACGGTAAAGGGTGACAATGAAGGTTTGCCTGAATACACAGATGTGGAAGTGTTTTTAGGACAGAAAACGCTAGTTGAAAGGTAA
- a CDS encoding ABC transporter ATP-binding protein gives MAELKLNNIYKIYDNKVTAVDNFNLHIEDKEFIVFVGPSGCGKSTTLRMMAGLEEISKGDFYIDDKRVNDIAPKDRDIAMVFQNYALYPHMTVYDNIAFGLKLRKLPKSEIDERVRNAAKILGIENYLNRKPKALSGGQRQRVALGRAIVRDAKLFLMDEPLSNLDAKLRVQMRAEIIKLHRRIGTTTIYVTHDQTEAMTMASRIVVMKDGIIHQVGAPKYIYDNPENVFVGGFIGSPSMNFLDGRVEDGYYQLGDRKIIIPEDKMTMLRQQGYVGKEVILGIRPESFFVGEETAELDPSVVSQYEIEVAELTGSEIMLYFKIGDQEVVALTDAQQTIEAGQKISFAVNTNKMHFFDKETEIRIR, from the coding sequence ATGGCAGAATTAAAATTAAATAATATTTATAAAATTTACGATAATAAAGTAACCGCTGTAGATAATTTTAACTTGCATATCGAGGATAAGGAATTCATCGTTTTTGTTGGTCCTTCGGGTTGCGGAAAATCGACAACATTACGGATGATGGCCGGTTTGGAGGAGATTTCAAAAGGGGATTTCTATATTGATGATAAGCGTGTCAATGACATCGCACCAAAAGACCGCGATATCGCAATGGTATTCCAAAACTATGCATTGTACCCGCATATGACGGTTTATGACAATATTGCATTTGGTTTAAAATTACGGAAGCTGCCGAAGTCGGAAATCGATGAGCGAGTGCGCAATGCGGCGAAAATTTTAGGCATTGAAAATTATTTAAATCGTAAACCGAAAGCTTTATCTGGTGGACAAAGACAACGTGTTGCATTGGGCCGTGCCATTGTACGGGATGCGAAGCTATTCTTAATGGACGAGCCGCTGTCAAATCTGGATGCAAAGCTGCGTGTCCAAATGCGTGCGGAAATTATTAAATTGCACCGTCGTATCGGAACAACGACAATTTATGTAACACATGACCAAACAGAAGCAATGACGATGGCGAGCCGTATTGTCGTAATGAAGGACGGTATTATTCATCAGGTAGGCGCACCGAAGTATATTTATGATAATCCGGAAAATGTGTTTGTTGGCGGCTTTATCGGTTCACCGTCTATGAACTTTTTAGATGGACGTGTAGAAGATGGCTATTACCAGCTAGGAGATAGAAAAATTATCATTCCTGAAGATAAAATGACGATGCTTCGTCAGCAAGGCTATGTCGGGAAGGAAGTTATTTTAGGAATTCGTCCTGAGAGCTTTTTCGTAGGAGAAGAGACGGCAGAGCTTGATCCTTCTGTTGTGTCTCAATATGAAATTGAGGTTGCGGAGTTAACAGGTTCTGAAATTATGCTGTATTTCAAAATCGGTGATCAGGAAGTTGTAGCATTGACGGATGCCCAACAAACAATTGAAGCAGGACAAAAAATCAGTTTTGCCGTTAATACGAATAAAATGCATTTCTTTGATAAAGAAACAGAAATCCGTATTCGTTAA
- a CDS encoding sugar phosphate isomerase/epimerase family protein has translation MKANLGIRAHDLEAENLQELAANVKARGFSAVQLALAKSITAFSTSTGALSPGYGHYIKSVFQQHDVRIAVLGCYINMIHPDLTERQRQLDRFKEHIRFARDFGCSIVGTETGSVIPSLGYSEDNFTEEAYSAVVNSVRELVEEAEKFGVIVGIEGGINHPIHTPKRMKRLLEDVPSPNLQVIYDPANFMSLENIHDQHFAMDEAFELFGDRIVIVHAKDFIVNNGEIVMVPVGTGQLDYKYLAERLKKEKPFINILLENTRDPHIAESIRYIQDRYEQA, from the coding sequence ATGAAAGCAAATTTAGGTATTCGTGCACATGATCTGGAAGCTGAAAATTTACAGGAACTCGCCGCAAACGTCAAAGCTAGAGGTTTCTCAGCTGTCCAGTTGGCGCTTGCAAAATCCATAACTGCATTTTCAACTAGTACAGGGGCATTATCACCTGGGTATGGCCACTATATAAAATCGGTATTTCAGCAGCACGATGTTCGGATCGCTGTTTTAGGCTGCTATATTAACATGATTCATCCAGATTTAACTGAAAGACAGCGTCAGCTTGATCGCTTTAAAGAGCATATCCGCTTTGCACGTGATTTCGGCTGCAGTATTGTCGGAACAGAAACGGGCAGTGTCATTCCGTCACTCGGGTACAGCGAAGATAATTTTACTGAAGAAGCTTATTCAGCAGTTGTAAATAGTGTGCGTGAGCTCGTAGAAGAGGCAGAAAAATTTGGTGTCATCGTCGGCATTGAAGGCGGTATCAATCATCCGATTCACACACCGAAACGGATGAAGCGTTTACTGGAAGATGTACCGTCGCCGAACTTGCAAGTCATTTATGACCCGGCGAATTTTATGAGCTTGGAAAATATCCATGATCAGCATTTCGCAATGGATGAAGCCTTCGAATTATTCGGCGATCGGATCGTTATTGTTCATGCGAAAGACTTCATTGTGAACAACGGTGAAATTGTAATGGTACCAGTCGGGACCGGCCAGCTCGATTATAAGTATTTAGCGGAACGACTGAAGAAGGAGAAGCCGTTCATCAATATTCTTTTGGAAAATACGCGTGATCCTCATATTGCCGAAAGCATTCGTTATATACAAGACCGGTATGAACAAGCTTAA
- the kduD gene encoding 2-dehydro-3-deoxy-D-gluconate 5-dehydrogenase KduD, whose protein sequence is MTQEVAGFSLDYFSLKGKVAIVTGGNKGLGQAYAVALAKAGADIFVVARSADWSETERLINETGQKVTFYQGDLSDRTIIKPAVEACLQKYGTVDILVNNAGTIRRSPLLDYQEQDWDTVMEINLNSLYLLSQEVAKVMVEKKSGKIINIASMLSYQGGKFVPPYTASKHAVAGLTKAFANELAEHNVQINAIAPGYVATDNTAPIRQDEKRSAEILSRIPAGRWATTADLMGSVVYLASRASDYTNGHILAVDGGWLAR, encoded by the coding sequence ATGACACAGGAAGTAGCCGGTTTTTCATTAGATTACTTTAGCTTAAAAGGAAAAGTTGCCATTGTAACAGGCGGCAATAAAGGATTAGGCCAGGCATATGCGGTCGCTTTGGCAAAAGCGGGTGCAGACATTTTTGTTGTTGCACGCAGCGCGGACTGGAGTGAGACAGAACGTTTAATTAACGAAACAGGCCAAAAAGTGACGTTTTATCAGGGGGATTTAAGCGATCGTACGATTATCAAACCTGCTGTAGAAGCTTGCCTGCAAAAGTATGGCACAGTGGATATTTTAGTAAATAATGCCGGTACGATCCGCCGTTCACCATTACTGGACTACCAGGAACAGGACTGGGACACGGTAATGGAAATTAACTTAAACTCTCTATACCTCTTAAGCCAGGAAGTTGCGAAAGTAATGGTAGAAAAAAAGAGCGGGAAAATTATTAATATCGCATCGATGCTATCATATCAGGGTGGCAAATTTGTTCCGCCATATACAGCGAGTAAACATGCCGTTGCCGGTTTAACTAAGGCATTTGCCAATGAACTCGCAGAACATAATGTACAGATTAACGCGATTGCGCCAGGTTATGTGGCGACAGATAATACGGCGCCAATTCGCCAGGATGAAAAACGCAGCGCGGAAATTTTATCCCGTATTCCTGCAGGACGTTGGGCTACGACTGCAGACTTGATGGGATCTGTCGTGTACTTGGCTAGCCGCGCTTCGGATTATACGAACGGTCATATTTTAGCCGTTGATGGCGGCTGGCTGGCAAGATAA